Proteins from a genomic interval of Polaribacter sp. Q13:
- a CDS encoding alpha-L-fucosidase: MQINKFHKLAFLALALQVLVPTNMQAQKKKKFKENWKSLEKVNQEPEWFQDAKFGIYAHWGPVSNAFVGADPKQHYAGWHGMKMYTDGKIVPTKNGKPSSNYLLHKKKYGDPKEKGYIEIIEEFKPTGFDAKEWARLFKLSGAKFAGPVAMHHDNFAMWDAKSTRWNSMNYGGIDPSAALKKEIEANGMKFMASFHHAFTWQYYAPAHAHGNINPKDYDLYTSPHSLDSKTPDKRFYKEWWAKLKEYIDVYQPDLIWFDWWLENMTEESRQKFLAYYYNAGQKWGKDVAVAYKESTFPASTAIKDYERGRPNQPTKDVWLTDTSPGQWFFRPGAKYKTPNELVDILIDIVAKNGCMLLNVPPNPDGSIPKEMAYLLEEMGAWLDVNGESIYGTRPWTVFGEGPTRLPEGGHKVEKIKIVYKNTDIRYVKKGDKLLYATVMDAPKVVTVLKALSTDLGALNSKIEKIELLGSNEKVEWVRDERGVVIEAPNNLPTKYAHVYKITLEGYKENQIGGAVDAHVD; the protein is encoded by the coding sequence ATGCAAATTAATAAGTTCCACAAACTTGCTTTTTTGGCTTTAGCACTGCAAGTGTTAGTCCCTACAAATATGCAAGCGCAGAAAAAGAAGAAATTTAAAGAAAATTGGAAATCATTAGAGAAGGTGAATCAAGAACCTGAATGGTTTCAAGATGCAAAATTTGGAATTTATGCACATTGGGGACCAGTTTCTAACGCCTTTGTAGGTGCAGACCCTAAACAACATTATGCAGGTTGGCATGGTATGAAAATGTATACGGATGGTAAAATTGTACCTACAAAAAACGGAAAACCATCGTCTAATTATTTACTTCATAAAAAGAAATACGGAGATCCTAAAGAAAAAGGATATATAGAAATTATTGAAGAATTTAAACCAACTGGTTTTGATGCTAAAGAATGGGCAAGATTATTTAAATTATCAGGAGCAAAGTTTGCGGGGCCTGTTGCTATGCATCATGACAATTTTGCAATGTGGGATGCTAAATCTACGCGTTGGAATTCTATGAATTATGGAGGTATAGATCCATCTGCAGCATTAAAAAAAGAAATTGAAGCAAACGGAATGAAGTTTATGGCTTCTTTTCATCATGCATTTACTTGGCAATATTATGCGCCAGCGCATGCACATGGAAACATCAATCCTAAAGATTATGACTTATATACAAGTCCTCATTCATTAGACTCTAAAACTCCAGACAAACGTTTTTACAAAGAATGGTGGGCAAAATTAAAAGAATATATAGATGTATATCAACCAGATTTAATTTGGTTTGATTGGTGGCTAGAAAATATGACAGAAGAATCTCGTCAAAAATTCTTAGCATATTATTACAATGCAGGACAAAAATGGGGTAAAGATGTAGCTGTAGCTTATAAAGAATCTACTTTTCCGGCTTCTACAGCAATTAAAGATTACGAAAGAGGGCGTCCAAACCAACCTACAAAAGATGTTTGGTTAACAGATACTTCTCCAGGACAATGGTTTTTTAGACCAGGTGCTAAATACAAAACACCAAACGAATTAGTAGATATTTTAATTGATATTGTTGCTAAAAATGGATGCATGTTATTAAATGTTCCTCCAAACCCAGATGGATCTATTCCTAAAGAAATGGCTTATTTATTAGAAGAAATGGGAGCTTGGTTAGATGTAAACGGAGAATCTATTTATGGTACACGTCCTTGGACTGTTTTTGGTGAAGGTCCAACTCGTTTGCCAGAAGGAGGACATAAAGTAGAAAAAATAAAAATTGTTTATAAGAATACAGATATCCGTTATGTAAAAAAAGGAGACAAACTTTTATACGCAACTGTAATGGATGCTCCTAAAGTAGTTACGGTATTAAAAGCTTTAAGTACAGATCTTGGTGCTTTAAATTCTAAAATTGAAAAAATTGAATTATTAGGTAGCAATGAAAAAGTTGAATGGGTACGAGATGAAAGAGGTGTGGTTATTGAAGCTCCAAATAATCTTCCTACTAAATATGCACATGTATATAAAATAACATTAGAAGGCTATAAAGAAAATCAAATTGGTGGAGCGGTAGACGCTCATGTAGACTAA
- a CDS encoding sulfatase: MKFKFLILIALLQFSYSVKINAQKIERPNIVWIVSEDNSKHYLKLYDKTGAATPNIEKLAETGVVFNHAFSNTPVCSAARSTLIASSYGPRLGTHYHRKMVKVPMPNGVEMFPAYLKKAGYYTTNNAKEDYNIITGANVWDDSSKKATWRDRKPNQPFYHVYNIGTTHEGQMHFTEEDVKAGTKTDQSKVFVQPNHPQTALFRYSVARYHDRIQQMDAQVGEVIDNLKKDGLFEDTFIFYYGDHGGVLPGSKGYINEMGLHVPLVVHIPSKYKDLVSVKAGTRNDGFVSFVDFGATVLNLAGIKTPKGIDGKPFLGKGVSKRDLDKRDETFSYTNRMDEKYDMVRAVRKGKYKYARNYEPFNFDGLMNNYRYKQLGYQQWKTLYKEGKLNKDQSKFFEPKQPEELYNVEIDPYELNNLATKPAYQSVLKSLRKNLNKRVCGMPDLSFYPEFYLINNAFKNPVAFGQKHKKDIKKYIETANLMLLTFDKAKSKLQKGLQSKDPWVRYWSVISCSAFGDEAKGFTSIAKDISKKDVELINRVRAAEFLGLIKAENPTEVMTQSLYASNDGAEALLILNSIVLMEDCKANYSFNIDQSKLKSKVLEEPQVLRRLEYLNK; this comes from the coding sequence ATGAAATTTAAGTTTCTAATTTTAATCGCTTTACTGCAGTTTTCTTATAGTGTAAAGATAAATGCACAGAAAATTGAAAGACCAAATATTGTATGGATTGTTTCTGAAGATAATTCTAAGCATTATTTAAAATTATATGATAAAACAGGAGCAGCAACTCCTAATATTGAAAAACTAGCGGAAACTGGAGTTGTTTTTAATCACGCTTTTTCAAATACGCCTGTTTGTAGTGCTGCAAGGTCTACATTAATTGCGTCTTCTTACGGACCAAGGTTAGGAACTCATTACCATAGAAAGATGGTAAAAGTACCGATGCCAAACGGTGTAGAAATGTTTCCGGCCTATTTAAAAAAAGCTGGTTATTACACTACAAATAATGCAAAAGAAGATTATAACATTATTACAGGCGCTAATGTTTGGGATGATTCATCTAAAAAAGCAACTTGGAGAGATAGAAAACCCAATCAACCTTTTTATCATGTCTACAATATTGGTACTACGCATGAAGGACAGATGCATTTTACAGAAGAAGATGTAAAAGCTGGTACAAAAACAGATCAATCAAAAGTGTTTGTGCAACCCAATCATCCGCAGACAGCTTTATTTAGATATTCTGTTGCGCGTTATCATGATAGAATACAACAAATGGATGCTCAGGTTGGCGAGGTTATTGACAACTTAAAAAAAGATGGTTTGTTCGAAGATACTTTTATTTTTTACTACGGAGATCACGGAGGTGTTTTACCAGGAAGTAAAGGATATATTAATGAAATGGGCTTACATGTACCTTTAGTGGTTCATATTCCATCTAAATATAAAGATTTGGTTTCTGTAAAGGCAGGTACTAGAAATGATGGTTTTGTAAGTTTTGTTGATTTTGGTGCTACGGTTTTAAACTTAGCAGGAATTAAAACGCCAAAAGGAATAGATGGAAAACCATTTTTAGGAAAGGGAGTTTCAAAAAGAGATTTAGATAAAAGAGATGAAACTTTCAGTTACACAAATCGTATGGATGAAAAATACGATATGGTTAGAGCTGTTAGAAAAGGAAAATACAAGTATGCAAGAAATTACGAGCCGTTTAATTTTGATGGTTTAATGAATAATTATCGCTATAAACAATTAGGATATCAGCAGTGGAAAACATTATACAAAGAAGGGAAATTGAATAAAGACCAATCTAAATTCTTTGAACCAAAACAACCAGAAGAGTTGTATAATGTAGAAATTGATCCTTATGAATTGAATAATTTAGCGACAAAACCAGCATATCAATCTGTATTAAAAAGTTTAAGAAAGAACTTAAACAAACGTGTTTGTGGCATGCCAGATTTGTCTTTTTATCCAGAATTTTATTTGATAAACAATGCATTTAAGAATCCGGTTGCATTTGGACAGAAACATAAAAAGGATATTAAAAAATATATAGAAACGGCTAATTTAATGTTGTTAACTTTTGATAAAGCAAAATCAAAACTTCAGAAAGGGTTACAGTCTAAAGATCCTTGGGTAAGATATTGGAGTGTAATTTCTTGCAGTGCTTTTGGAGATGAAGCGAAAGGATTTACTTCAATTGCAAAAGATATTTCTAAAAAAGATGTAGAGCTAATCAATAGAGTTCGTGCTGCTGAGTTTTTAGGTTTGATAAAAGCCGAAAACCCAACTGAAGTAATGACACAATCTTTGTACGCTTCTAATGATGGAGCAGAAGCATTGTTAATTTTAAATTCTATTGTTTTAATGGAAGATTGCAAAGCGAATTACTCATTTAATATTGATCAATCTAAGCTAAAATCAAAAGTTTTAGAGGAACCACAAGTTTTAAGAAGATTAGAATATTTAAACAAATAA
- a CDS encoding glycoside hydrolase family 28 protein, translating to MKKLKLFSTIFITILFFSCQKQTVWNVKEFGAKDDNTTINTKAIQSAIDACAKEGGGIVTIDGGVFVSGTIILKSNVNLNITENTVLMASVNPNDFPAVEPFIDATGQYRGQCFIGAIDEENVSITGKGTINGQGEMFTPNNIKKTVKKLGITLVEPDLTGLVSKVNNYVSKKIRVSNRPFLVRMVRSKNVKLKDIHLRQPAAWTLHLLQCDNFVVDGIDIHSHANRNNDAIDIDSSTHGVIKNCTIDSGDDAICFKSTSPEPTTDIEVYDCKIKSYWGAIKFGTESMGDMKNITVRDCFVHDTRGGGIKILSADGANVENILIENIKMENVEMPIFIRLCERRLVYRNAPRKPVGSINNVVIRNITAKVTDNDKLRLNPATGFYFSGTPNHKLGKISIENVKVDLPGGGTIEDAKRVVPENEEEYPEFTKLGATPAYGLFARHIENLETKDISFTVRGEDARKEVIKIHVNE from the coding sequence ATGAAAAAATTAAAATTATTTAGCACCATTTTTATTACAATACTATTTTTTTCTTGTCAAAAACAGACCGTTTGGAACGTGAAAGAATTTGGTGCAAAAGATGACAATACAACCATAAATACAAAAGCAATTCAGTCTGCCATAGATGCTTGTGCCAAAGAAGGCGGAGGAATTGTTACTATTGATGGTGGTGTATTTGTTTCTGGAACCATAATTTTAAAAAGTAATGTGAACTTAAATATTACAGAAAACACGGTGCTTATGGCTAGTGTGAATCCGAATGATTTTCCGGCAGTGGAACCATTTATTGATGCAACGGGACAATATAGAGGACAGTGTTTTATTGGTGCTATAGATGAAGAAAATGTTTCTATTACTGGTAAAGGAACCATTAATGGGCAAGGAGAAATGTTTACTCCTAATAACATTAAAAAGACGGTAAAGAAATTGGGGATTACATTGGTAGAACCTGACTTAACGGGGTTAGTTTCAAAAGTAAATAACTATGTAAGTAAAAAAATTCGTGTTTCAAACAGACCTTTCTTAGTAAGAATGGTGCGTTCTAAAAACGTAAAATTAAAAGACATTCATTTACGTCAACCTGCAGCTTGGACTTTGCACCTTTTGCAATGTGATAATTTTGTAGTTGATGGAATAGATATTCACAGTCATGCAAATAGAAACAATGATGCAATTGATATCGACTCAAGTACGCATGGAGTTATTAAAAACTGTACGATTGATTCTGGAGATGATGCTATTTGTTTTAAATCTACCTCACCAGAACCAACAACAGATATAGAGGTTTATGATTGTAAAATTAAAAGTTACTGGGGTGCCATAAAGTTTGGAACAGAATCGATGGGAGATATGAAGAATATTACGGTAAGAGACTGTTTTGTTCATGATACCAGAGGAGGAGGAATCAAAATATTAAGTGCAGATGGAGCAAACGTTGAGAATATTTTAATTGAAAATATTAAAATGGAAAATGTTGAGATGCCTATTTTTATTCGCTTGTGTGAACGCAGATTGGTGTATAGAAATGCTCCAAGAAAACCAGTAGGGTCAATTAATAATGTTGTTATTAGAAATATTACTGCCAAAGTAACGGACAATGATAAATTACGATTAAATCCTGCTACAGGATTTTATTTCTCAGGAACACCAAATCATAAATTAGGGAAAATTTCTATAGAAAATGTAAAAGTAGACTTGCCAGGTGGCGGTACTATAGAAGACGCTAAAAGAGTAGTTCCAGAAAATGAAGAGGAATACCCAGAATTTACAAAATTAGGTGCTACTCCTGCGTACGGTTTGTTTGCAAGACATATAGAAAACTTAGAAACAAAAGATATTTCGTTTACGGTTCGTGGAGAAGATGCAAGAAAAGAAGTAATTAAAATACATGTAAATGAGTAA
- a CDS encoding LamG domain-containing protein translates to MRFVVVLFFIIIAPLKLFGQSSSTLPFFSGDLHSLCQQVESNLKLNESDPVRGQVVDFDNNIENTFSIKNKSESDISVSFWFLPKQLEMHSGTLIAENNVFYFRYLSNRQIQFNHYLKKNINTVGVLSNDVWQHLGFTLSKKGNLTIYYNGDPVLNDRISPDWWKGEKSNLFLGNDRYGAKPEGSIDRLKIWNRVLSKSDFKEDYRATLLQSNLYHKLQIYLPFKGDFKDHSSKSNILEENIEVNFIKDSVRGLVANFSSEFSALKFKNLKFGNQITIAAWVNPINRKEIMGIAGNQDFSFRYMSKVNSLWFTVPNMFKVISKHPKLKLNKWFHLAITVNYNHQINYYINGVLVDRKKIGDNTGEDSDLVIGNSLWGNAFEGQMSQFAIWSKVLSKEEIKSVYEDKLEVDKLLYKSQKSSGVYMVFPILIVLIVLLLVWFVLRKKKKEKIEIIGKVISKEFPEKNAIFLFDNFKALDKNGKDISQEFTPTLVRLFSLILLFPRFLERNINSTDLSDILWETDTISQQKNNRGTNMHRLRKLLKSFDGILLNYKDRKWVFEISDALFIDSVFYNTAAIHTVLEYPFKNLQLNKILKTKNFDNLILQFNEQNLEKLKLQCLYDVEHKNWWGLRKSARLWLSIDPLSESALKYRITALQKLNEKQLALSHYKSFVKYYKETLNEEFSISFEDCKI, encoded by the coding sequence ATGAGGTTTGTAGTCGTTTTATTTTTTATAATAATAGCACCCTTAAAATTATTTGGGCAATCGTCATCTACATTGCCTTTTTTTTCTGGTGATTTGCATTCTTTATGTCAGCAAGTTGAGTCTAATTTAAAGCTAAATGAAAGCGACCCTGTAAGAGGTCAAGTAGTAGATTTTGATAATAATATTGAAAATACGTTTTCAATAAAGAATAAAAGTGAATCTGATATATCTGTTAGTTTTTGGTTCTTGCCAAAACAACTAGAAATGCACTCCGGAACACTTATAGCAGAAAATAACGTTTTTTATTTTAGATATTTATCCAATCGTCAAATTCAGTTCAACCATTATTTAAAAAAGAATATCAATACTGTTGGGGTATTGAGTAATGATGTTTGGCAGCACCTTGGTTTTACGTTATCAAAAAAAGGTAATTTAACCATATATTACAACGGAGACCCCGTGTTAAACGATCGTATTTCTCCCGATTGGTGGAAAGGTGAAAAAAGCAATTTATTTTTGGGTAATGATCGCTATGGAGCAAAACCAGAAGGAAGCATTGATCGATTAAAAATATGGAACCGAGTGCTTTCTAAATCAGATTTTAAAGAAGATTATAGAGCCACTTTACTTCAGTCTAATCTTTATCATAAACTTCAAATATACTTACCATTTAAAGGCGATTTTAAAGATCATTCTTCTAAATCTAATATTTTAGAAGAAAATATAGAAGTCAATTTTATAAAAGATTCTGTTAGAGGACTAGTAGCAAATTTTAGTTCAGAATTTTCAGCTTTAAAATTCAAAAATTTAAAGTTTGGCAATCAAATTACCATAGCTGCATGGGTAAATCCCATCAATAGAAAAGAAATTATGGGAATTGCTGGTAATCAAGATTTTTCTTTTAGATACATGTCTAAAGTAAATAGTTTGTGGTTTACGGTTCCTAATATGTTTAAAGTTATTAGCAAACATCCTAAACTAAAACTCAACAAATGGTTTCATTTGGCGATAACGGTTAATTACAATCATCAAATTAATTATTATATTAATGGAGTTCTTGTAGATCGTAAAAAAATTGGTGATAATACAGGGGAAGATTCCGATTTAGTTATTGGTAATAGTCTTTGGGGCAATGCATTTGAAGGACAAATGAGTCAATTTGCTATTTGGAGTAAAGTGCTTTCTAAAGAGGAAATTAAATCGGTATATGAAGATAAATTAGAGGTAGATAAATTACTTTATAAATCTCAAAAAAGTAGTGGTGTTTATATGGTGTTTCCTATTTTAATTGTGCTGATAGTATTATTACTGGTTTGGTTTGTTCTTAGAAAAAAGAAGAAAGAAAAAATTGAAATTATAGGTAAAGTAATTTCAAAAGAATTTCCTGAGAAGAATGCAATATTCTTATTTGATAATTTTAAGGCTTTAGATAAAAACGGAAAGGATATTTCACAAGAATTTACGCCAACTTTAGTTAGATTGTTTAGCTTGATTTTGTTGTTTCCTAGATTTTTAGAAAGAAATATTAATTCAACGGATTTGTCTGATATTTTATGGGAAACAGATACAATTTCACAACAAAAAAATAATAGAGGGACGAACATGCATCGTTTAAGAAAATTATTAAAATCTTTCGATGGAATTTTATTAAATTATAAAGACAGAAAATGGGTTTTTGAAATTTCTGATGCGTTATTTATTGATAGTGTTTTTTATAATACAGCTGCAATACATACGGTTTTAGAATATCCTTTTAAAAATTTACAACTGAATAAGATTTTAAAAACTAAAAATTTTGATAATCTTATATTGCAATTTAACGAGCAGAATTTAGAGAAATTAAAACTGCAATGTCTCTATGATGTAGAACATAAAAATTGGTGGGGATTAAGAAAATCGGCAAGGCTTTGGTTAAGCATAGACCCTTTGTCTGAATCGGCTTTAAAATATAGAATTACTGCATTACAAAAATTAAACGAAAAACAATTGGCGTTAAGTCACTATAAATCTTTTGTAAAGTATTACAAAGAAACTTTAAATGAAGAATTTTCTATTTCTTTTGAAGATTGTAAAATATAA
- a CDS encoding sulfatase-like hydrolase/transferase has translation MKSIKIILCILFVTLQIQAQKKKQSKPNVLLIYTDDHRYTGVHALVGQDVKTPNIDKLANEGLIFTNTYLMGSYNGGTCMPSRAQLLTGRRLFDLKGIGRVIPTEQVAIGEAFLNAGYNSHVIGKWHQDNKSLGRMFNSGATIMSRGIYLTDHYRMPLWDWRADGKYTKDNAVIYIYDKKGNIVKRGVKKGEIKGPINTEKDGPHTSEIYANNAIDYIEKNKKEKPFFMYLAFHAPHDPRQAPKKYKDMYPEEKMKLTPSYMEQHPFDNGHMTTRDESLAAWPRTPAIARKELSDYYAIITHLDAQIGRVITSLKKSGQYENTIIVLSGDSGLAVGNHGLMGKQNVYDEDGIHVPFIISGKIKGEGRRIDAFSYIHDIYPTICDVANVKIPESVTGKSLLPVINGDKKQVRDYTYHAYRQHQRAYRKGEYKLIEFVRAPDIDKHSKVEFISGSRTTLLFNFKKDPWETTNLAFLPEYKETLDNMRKEMREKSIELNDYKERNEYPVDFWDYYTD, from the coding sequence ATGAAATCAATAAAAATTATTTTGTGCATTTTATTTGTTACACTACAAATACAAGCTCAAAAGAAAAAACAAAGTAAACCAAATGTATTATTAATTTATACAGATGATCATAGATATACAGGAGTCCATGCTTTAGTAGGGCAAGATGTAAAAACGCCCAATATAGATAAATTGGCTAATGAGGGTCTTATTTTTACAAATACGTATTTAATGGGGTCGTACAATGGTGGTACTTGCATGCCAAGTAGAGCTCAACTACTTACGGGTAGAAGATTGTTTGATTTAAAAGGTATTGGGCGTGTAATTCCAACGGAACAAGTAGCTATTGGTGAAGCTTTTTTAAATGCAGGTTACAATTCACATGTAATTGGTAAATGGCATCAAGACAATAAGTCTTTAGGGAGAATGTTTAACAGTGGTGCTACCATTATGAGTAGGGGTATTTATTTAACCGACCATTACCGTATGCCCTTGTGGGATTGGCGTGCAGATGGAAAATATACCAAAGACAATGCTGTAATTTATATCTATGATAAAAAAGGAAATATTGTAAAAAGAGGTGTTAAAAAAGGAGAAATTAAAGGTCCTATTAATACTGAAAAAGATGGACCACATACTTCTGAAATTTATGCAAACAATGCGATTGATTACATAGAAAAAAATAAAAAAGAAAAACCATTTTTTATGTATTTGGCTTTTCATGCGCCACATGATCCTCGTCAGGCACCTAAAAAATATAAGGACATGTATCCTGAGGAAAAGATGAAATTGACTCCATCTTATATGGAACAACATCCGTTTGATAACGGACACATGACTACCAGAGATGAATCGTTAGCTGCATGGCCAAGAACACCTGCAATTGCTCGTAAAGAATTGTCTGATTATTATGCAATTATTACGCATTTAGATGCTCAAATAGGACGTGTAATTACATCTTTAAAAAAATCGGGTCAATATGAAAATACAATTATTGTATTGTCTGGAGATAGCGGATTGGCCGTTGGTAACCATGGATTAATGGGGAAACAAAATGTGTATGATGAAGATGGAATTCATGTTCCTTTTATTATTTCAGGAAAAATTAAAGGAGAAGGAAGAAGAATAGATGCATTTAGTTATATCCATGATATTTACCCAACTATTTGTGATGTTGCGAATGTAAAAATTCCTGAATCTGTAACCGGTAAAAGTTTGTTACCTGTAATTAATGGCGATAAAAAACAAGTAAGAGATTATACGTATCATGCATATAGACAACATCAAAGAGCGTATAGAAAAGGCGAGTATAAATTAATTGAATTTGTAAGAGCACCAGATATAGATAAACATTCTAAGGTAGAATTTATATCAGGATCTAGAACTACGCTACTTTTTAATTTTAAAAAAGATCCTTGGGAAACTACAAACTTGGCTTTTTTACCTGAGTATAAAGAAACTTTGGATAACATGAGAAAAGAAATGCGAGAAAAATCAATTGAGTTAAATGATTACAAAGAGCGTAATGAGTATCCCGTTGATTTTTGGGATTATTATACAGATTAA
- a CDS encoding sulfatase-like hydrolase/transferase: MKKNIQVSSLVFVFLFGIQINFAQKRKKGFVQKPNVIIINVDDMGYGDLASYGNKLWDTPNIDRLVKTGVRMTDGYVTAPVCGPSRHGLILGMYQQRLGFQWNHDSRKLGDGSSPQVVPDSQKQINEAFSAAGYVTAMAGKYHMQGYPNTKFDHNYSITTTGAHYFPDATGKYAGVDDLDGKKSKPKKGWIPRMWGPEREGDEYLTDRVGRQCIEFMDENKEKPFFFYLAFNAVHSPFHAKKSHLPKVKHIKSEMMKLYAAMSISIDENVGKILDYLEKENLRENTIVVFLSDNGPANVVHLSLKDWWPKDSPYHLMGQRAGLSGYKGIFREAGIRVPYIISWPSQLPQNEVFEKSVSTLDIYPTLCAAADVKIPNETIIDGVNLLPWLRGDYQEDPHKALFWYANRMGAVRIGDWKLMLEDNKPYLFNLKNDIGETTNLVKKEPLKLKELYNAYIGFRNEMPPALNPGARPIDIPSPDVLGIPIIEGN, from the coding sequence ATGAAAAAAAATATACAAGTAAGTTCGTTAGTATTTGTTTTCTTATTTGGGATTCAAATAAATTTTGCTCAAAAAAGGAAAAAAGGATTTGTACAAAAGCCAAATGTAATTATCATCAATGTAGATGATATGGGCTACGGCGATTTAGCCAGTTACGGGAATAAATTATGGGATACGCCAAATATAGATCGTTTGGTAAAAACAGGAGTTAGAATGACCGATGGTTATGTAACAGCGCCAGTTTGTGGTCCAAGTCGTCATGGTTTAATATTGGGCATGTATCAACAAAGGTTGGGGTTTCAATGGAATCATGATAGTCGTAAGCTAGGTGATGGATCAAGTCCACAAGTAGTTCCAGATTCTCAAAAGCAAATTAACGAAGCCTTTTCTGCAGCAGGTTATGTTACTGCAATGGCCGGTAAATATCATATGCAAGGGTATCCAAATACTAAGTTTGACCATAATTATTCAATTACTACAACAGGAGCACATTATTTTCCAGATGCAACAGGTAAATATGCAGGTGTAGATGATTTGGATGGAAAAAAATCAAAACCTAAAAAAGGATGGATTCCTAGAATGTGGGGTCCAGAAAGAGAAGGTGATGAGTATTTAACCGATCGTGTTGGTAGACAGTGTATAGAGTTTATGGATGAAAATAAAGAAAAACCATTCTTTTTCTATTTAGCTTTTAATGCGGTACATTCTCCTTTTCATGCAAAAAAATCTCATTTACCAAAGGTGAAGCATATTAAATCTGAAATGATGAAGTTGTATGCCGCAATGTCAATTTCTATTGATGAAAATGTTGGTAAAATATTAGATTATTTAGAGAAAGAAAATTTAAGAGAAAACACAATTGTGGTTTTTTTAAGTGATAACGGTCCTGCAAATGTAGTACACCTTTCTCTTAAAGATTGGTGGCCAAAAGATTCGCCATACCATTTAATGGGGCAACGAGCAGGATTGTCTGGCTATAAAGGTATTTTTAGAGAGGCAGGAATTAGAGTTCCTTATATTATTAGTTGGCCTTCACAATTGCCACAAAATGAAGTATTTGAAAAATCAGTAAGTACTTTAGATATTTACCCAACTTTATGTGCAGCAGCAGATGTTAAAATCCCCAATGAAACTATTATTGACGGCGTTAATTTGTTGCCTTGGTTAAGAGGTGATTATCAGGAAGACCCGCATAAAGCCTTGTTCTGGTATGCCAATAGAATGGGCGCAGTGCGAATAGGAGATTGGAAACTCATGTTAGAAGATAACAAGCCATATCTATTCAATTTGAAAAATGATATTGGAGAAACAACAAATTTGGTAAAGAAAGAACCTTTAAAACTTAAAGAATTATATAATGCATATATAGGTTTTAGAAATGAAATGCCACCAGCTCTTAATCCTGGAGCGAGACCGATTGATATTCCTTCTCCTGATGTGTTAGGAATTCCTATTATTGAAGGGAATTAA